A window from Gossypium raimondii isolate GPD5lz chromosome 7, ASM2569854v1, whole genome shotgun sequence encodes these proteins:
- the LOC105788967 gene encoding protein PIN-LIKES 2 has protein sequence MWSESDHHSILSDNPFVEVELDCCSFLQEKMELWDKNMKTTEVVFEAVLPVLKLLSMALIGLLLSHPKIQMIPKPTLRLLSKLVFFLFWPCLIFTHLGPVISVKKFIQWWFVPINVVISTAVGSVLGFFVALICRPPPEFFRLTVIMTAFGNTGNIPLAVVSSVCHNEDNPFGGTCYDGIAYAGFSQWVSVVLVYTLIYHMMEPPLEYYEVVEEGTEIEELTDLPTENENDLSTPLLIEAEWTGIEDQRTEHCQTPLVATIFNSISDVSQSNIPDIESIREMPSSPRSYGCLAEPKVVRKIRIVVERTPINQILQPPLTATVLAIVIGIIPQIKATVFGSDAPLDFITDSLAMISDGMVPAVMLVLGGMLWEGPNESKLGLRTTIGIVVARLLILPLAGIGIIYLADKWNCLIADDAMYRFVLLMQYATPSAILLGAIASLRGYAVGEASALLFWQHVFGLVSISVYIFIYFKLLVTLF, from the coding sequence ATGTGGTCTGAATCTGATCATCACTCTATTTTATCTGATAACCCCTTTGTTGAAGTAGAACTTGATTGTTGCAGTTTCTTACAAGAAAAAAtggagctttgggacaaaaacATGAAGACAACAGAGGTTGTATTTGAAGCAGTTTTGCCTGTACTGAAACTCCTTTCAATGGCTTTAATAGGATTACTTCTTTCCCATCCAAAAATCCAAATGATTCCAAAGCCTACACTTAGGCTTTTGAGcaaacttgttttctttttgttttggcCTTGTTTGATATTCACTCACCTTGGTCCAGTCATTagtgttaaaaaattcattcaatggTGGTTTGTTCCAATTAATGTGGTCATTAGTACCGCCGTCGGTTCGGTTTTGGGTTTTTTCGTGGCGTTAATTTGCCGGCCGCCACCGGAATTCTTTCGGCTAACTGTGATAATGACAGCGTTCGGGAACACCGGAAACATTCCCCTTGCCGTAGTTTCGTCAGTGTGTCATAATGAAGATAATCCTTTTGGTGGTACATGTTATGATGGGATTGCATATGCTGGATTCTCACAATGGGTTTCGGTGGTTCTTGTTTACACTCTTATTTATCATATGATGGAGCCGCCATTGGAGTATTACGAGGTTGTCGAGGAAGGAACCGAAATCGAGGAACTAACCGATTTGCCTACGGAGAATGAAAATGATCTTAGTACTCCACTTCTTATCGAAGCAGAATGGACCGGAATCGAGGACCAACGGACCGAACATTGCCAAACACCATTAGTAGCAACTATTTTCAATAGCATCTCCGATGTGTCACAATCCAATATCCCGGATATCGAATCGATTCGAGAAATGCCGAGTAGCCCCAGGTCATATGGGTGTTTGGCTGAGCCTAAAGTAGTTAGAAAGATTAGAATCGTCGTGGAACGTACGCCTATCAATCAAATTCTTCAACCTCCATTGACTGCTACCGTGTTAGCCATTGTTATCGGGATCATCCCACAAATAAAAGCTACGGTTTTTGGTTCCGATGCTCCGTTGGATTTCATCACGGACAGCCTTGCTATGATCTCAGACGGAATGGTACCCGCTGTTATGCTTGTGCTAGGAGGAATGTTATGGGAAGGACCGAACGAGTCGAAGCTCGGGCTTCGAACAACAATTGGGATCGTTGTCGCTCGGCTTTTGATACTTCCATTGGCTGGGATCGGGATAATCTATTTGGCCGACAAATGGAATTGCTTGATCGCCGATGATGCGATGTACAGATTTGTTCTATTGATGCAATATGCAACACCGAGTGCCATATTGCTTGGTGCCATTGCGAGCCTGAGGGGGTATGCAGTGGGGGAAGCTTCGGCTCTTTTATTTTGGCAGCATGTGTTTGGTTTGGTCTCTATTTCAGTGTATATATTCATCTATTTCAAGCTGCTGGTTACTCTTTTCTAA
- the LOC128042324 gene encoding uncharacterized protein LOC128042324, whose product MQFVYVLPGWEGSVADGRVLRDAISRRHGLKVPHGCYYLVDAGYTNCEGFLASFRGQRYHLNDWRKGYQPSTPQEFFNMKHASARNVIERCFGLLKMRWGILRSPSFYPVRVHNRIIIACCLLHNFIRTHMSIDPIEAEVGEGLPSNVLDDDEPNIVNIHPSDAWATWRMELANQMFDEWQASRH is encoded by the exons atgcaatttgtttatgttcttcctggttgggaaggttctgtTGCTGATGGACGagttcttcgagatgccattagtaggaggcatggactaaaagttcctcacg gttgttattatctagttgatgctggatacacaaattgtgagggatttcttgcatcttttagaggacaacgatatcatttgaatgaTTGGCGTaagggttatcagccaagtactccgcaagaattttttaatatgaaacatgcctcagcacgtaatgttattgaaagatgctttgggttattaaaaatgagatggggaatacttaggagtccatcattctatcctgtaagggtgcacaataggatcattattgcatgttgtttgctccataattttattcgaacccatatgagtattgatcctattgaagcggaggtgggagaaggattacctagtaatgtgttagatgacgatgaaccgaatatcgtcaatattcatccatcggatgcttgggctacttggaggatggaactagccaaccaaatgttcgatgaatggcaagcatctagacaTTAG